The following proteins come from a genomic window of Coffea arabica cultivar ET-39 chromosome 11c, Coffea Arabica ET-39 HiFi, whole genome shotgun sequence:
- the LOC140017021 gene encoding polygalacturonase At1g48100-like yields the protein MARDMKRNRNSSAYFFRLFSLILLFAFSALSVEARKSHGQKMHRAQHKKHTNHKGNVSTPPRTRRSRIPAHAPASPPITESTIFDVLSFGAKGDGICDDSKAVAAAWEAACKVPGATMEFPSEFKFLIKPTTLQGPCQPHLTLQIDGLVLAPSKVWSGPKSSLFQWINFKWLQNFTIQGSGIVDGQGSNWWTPSSPFDSMKDKRPKTFPDMKPTALRFYSSYNVTVRDIKIINSPNCHLKFDNSRGVEVNNITISAPETSLNTDGIHLQNSQDVEIHHSYIGCGDDCVSIQTGCSNVFVHHINCGPGHGISLGGLGKGGTVACVSNIIVDSIFMNNTLYGARIKTWQGGLGAVKNVSFSNIQVSDVKVPIMIDQYYCDKHICKNKTGAVAVSGVKFDKITGTYSAQPLHLACSSSVPCSNVDLSAINLQPSLEFRGLRDALCWNSYGKSQAPLVPTSIDYCLLKGGSVLQKISRSHGKSC from the exons ATGGCCAGGGACATGAAGAGGAACAGAAACTCTTCAGCTTATTTCTTCCGTCTTTTTTCGCTTATTCTCCTCTTTGCATTTTCAGCATTGTCCGTCGAAGCAAGGAAAAGTCACGGCCAGAAAATGCATCGTGCTCAGCACAAGAAACACACAAACCATAAAGGAAATGTTAGTACTCCACCTAGAACTAGAAGGTCACGCATTCCCGCTCATGCTCCTGCTTCACCGCCAATAACCGAGTCCACCATTTTTGATGTCCTATCATTTGGTGCCAAGGGCGATGGAATTTGTGATGATTCCAAG GCGGTTGCAGCCGCATGGGAGGCTGCATGCAAGGTCCCCGGAGCTACTATGGAGTTTCCGTCGGAATTCAAGTTTCTTATAAAGCCCACAACACTTCAAGGACCATGCCAGCCACACCTCACTCTTCAG ATAGATGGCCTGGTATTGGCTCCTTCGAAAGTATGGTCAGGGCCAAAATCAAGTTTGTTTCAATGGATAAATTTCAAATGGCTTCAGAATTTCACTATTCAAGGTTCTGGGATTGTTGATGGTCAAGGTTCTAACTGGTGGACTCCTTCCTCTCCATTTGATTCGATGAAG GACAAGCGCCCTAAAACCTTTCCAGACATGAAACCCACG GCTTTGAGATTCTACTCAAGCTACAACGTTACGGTTCGTGACATCAAGATTATAAATAGTCCGAACTGCCATTTAAAGTTTGACAACTCCAGAGGAGTGGAGGTCAACAATATTACAATCTCTGCACCAGAAACCAGCTTAAACACTGACGGCATTCACCTGCAAAATTCCCAAGATGTAGAAATTCACCACTCCTACATCGGATGTG GGGACGATTGTGTTTCAATCCAAACTGGTTGCAGCAATGTTTTTGTGCATCATATCAATTGCGGTCCTGGACATGGTAtaag CTTAGGAGGGCTAGGTAAGGGTGGAACCGTGGCTTGTGTCTCCAACATTATTGTGGATAGCATTTTCATGAATAACACTCTATATGGTGCACGGATCAAGACGTGGCAG GGTGGTCTTGGAGCAGTGAAAAATGTGTCATTTTCCAACATACAAGTATCTGATGTTAAGGTCCCGATAATGATCGATCAGTACTACTGCGACAAGCATATTTGCAAGAATAAAACAGGAGCAGTGGCAGTATCTGGGGtcaaatttgataaaataaCAGGAACTTATTCAGCTCAGCCCCTTCATTTGGCCTGCAGCAGTTCGGTTCCGTGCAGCAATGTTGATTTAAGTGCCATTAATTTACAGCCATCGCTTGAGTTTCGTGGATTGCGGGATGCCTTGTGCTGGAACTCTTACGGGAAGTCACAAGCACCCCTTGTTCCAACAAGCATTGATTATTGCCTGTTAAAGGGAGGTAGCGTCTTGCAAAAAATATCAAGATCCCACGGGAAATCTTGCTAG